In bacterium, the following proteins share a genomic window:
- a CDS encoding transposase, translated as MQWCFRFHRELLGDLAACAADTLTYYMQQMSGHKEAYPGIVAVIQTAGDRLTWNPHIHIIATVGCLAPDRRYYRAGYLPYDI; from the coding sequence TTGCAGTGGTGTTTTAGATTCCATCGAGAATTACTGGGAGATTTAGCCGCATGTGCTGCTGATACGCTGACTTACTATATGCAACAGATGAGTGGGCACAAAGAGGCATATCCTGGAATAGTAGCGGTTATTCAAACTGCGGGTGATAGACTTACCTGGAATCCGCATATCCATATTATCGCTACGGTGGGGTGTCTTGCACCTGATAGAAGATACTATCGAGCAGGATATTTACCTTATGATATTTGA